Proteins encoded together in one Streptomyces umbrinus window:
- a CDS encoding class I SAM-dependent methyltransferase, whose product MTRCRLCGSEAMASVVDLGATPPCESFLAADQLDKPEPAYPLHLRVCTDCWLAQIPPLITPEETFSEYAYFSSFSTSWVEHARTYVADAAERLALGPDAFVVEVASNDGYLLRHVVDRGIRCLGIEPSVNVGAAARDAGVPTVTEFLSPDTGSAVRAEHGPADLVVANNVYAHIPDVVGFTQGLRALVADDGWVSIEVQHLLTLIEENQYDTIYHEHFQYYTVASAIRALASGGLTLVDVELLPTHGGSVRLWARPAEVAGEPTQRVVDALDREKAAGLQELSGYTEFSARVAKVRRDLLKFLIEAAERGETVVGYGAPGKGNTLLNHCGIRPDLLPYTVDRNPYKHGRFTPGTRIPILSPEQIATDRPDYVLVLPWNLRAELVEQLSFVHDWGGRLVFPIPELSIVEVTP is encoded by the coding sequence ATGACACGATGCCGACTCTGCGGCTCGGAAGCGATGGCGAGCGTCGTCGACCTTGGGGCGACGCCACCATGTGAGAGCTTTCTCGCCGCGGACCAACTGGACAAGCCGGAGCCGGCGTACCCGCTGCACCTGCGGGTCTGCACCGACTGCTGGCTGGCGCAGATCCCTCCGCTGATCACGCCGGAGGAGACGTTCAGCGAGTACGCGTACTTCTCCTCCTTCTCGACCTCCTGGGTGGAGCACGCGCGCACGTACGTCGCCGACGCCGCAGAGCGCCTTGCCCTCGGCCCCGACGCCTTCGTGGTCGAGGTCGCGAGCAACGACGGGTACCTGCTGAGGCATGTGGTGGACCGCGGGATCCGCTGCCTCGGCATCGAGCCGTCGGTGAACGTGGGCGCCGCGGCGCGGGACGCGGGCGTGCCCACAGTCACGGAGTTCCTGTCCCCGGACACCGGCTCGGCCGTCCGCGCCGAGCACGGCCCGGCGGATCTGGTCGTGGCCAACAACGTGTACGCGCACATCCCCGACGTGGTCGGCTTCACCCAGGGGTTGCGTGCCCTGGTCGCCGACGACGGCTGGGTCTCCATCGAGGTGCAGCACCTGCTGACCCTGATCGAGGAGAACCAGTACGACACGATCTACCACGAGCACTTCCAGTACTACACGGTCGCGTCCGCGATCCGAGCCCTCGCGAGCGGTGGACTCACGCTCGTGGACGTCGAGTTGCTGCCCACGCACGGCGGCTCCGTCCGGCTGTGGGCCCGGCCGGCCGAGGTGGCCGGCGAGCCGACGCAGCGGGTGGTCGACGCCCTGGACCGGGAGAAGGCCGCCGGGCTGCAGGAGTTGTCCGGGTACACCGAGTTCTCCGCCCGGGTGGCCAAGGTGCGCCGGGACCTCCTGAAGTTCCTCATCGAGGCGGCCGAGCGCGGCGAGACGGTCGTCGGCTACGGCGCCCCCGGCAAGGGCAACACCCTGCTCAACCACTGCGGCATCCGGCCCGACCTGCTCCCGTACACGGTCGACCGCAACCCCTACAAGCACGGCAGGTTCACTCCGGGCACCCGCATCCCGATCCTGTCGCCCGAGCAGATCGCCACCGACCGACCGGACTACGTCCTCGTCCTCCCGTGGAACCTGCGGGCCGAGCTGGTCGAGCAACTGTCCTTCGTGCACGACTGGGGCGGCCGGCTCGTCTTTCCGATCCCGGAACTGAGCATTGTCGAGGTCACGCCGTGA
- a CDS encoding glucose-1-phosphate cytidylyltransferase produces the protein MKVVLFCGGYGMRMRSGAADDVPKPMAMVGPRPLIWHVMRYYAHYGHREFILCLGYGAHHIKDFFLNYEETTSNDFVLRGGRTELLSTDISDWTITFAQTGIESPIGERLRRVRHHLDGDEMFLANYADVLTDAPLPEMIDRFARRDAGASMMVVPPQSSFHCVELGEDGLVGGITAVSDMPLWENGGYFVLRQEIFDHIPENGDLVADGCAQLAKHGRLVAHRHYGFWKPTDTVKERAALDDAYARGDRPWAVWERAGAGANPGVRTA, from the coding sequence ATGAAGGTCGTTCTGTTCTGCGGCGGTTACGGGATGCGGATGCGCAGCGGTGCCGCAGACGACGTGCCCAAGCCGATGGCGATGGTCGGCCCCAGGCCGCTGATCTGGCACGTCATGCGCTACTACGCGCACTACGGGCACCGGGAGTTCATCCTGTGCCTCGGATACGGGGCTCACCACATCAAGGACTTCTTCCTCAACTACGAGGAGACGACGTCCAACGACTTCGTGCTGCGGGGCGGACGGACCGAGCTCCTTTCCACCGATATCTCGGACTGGACCATCACGTTCGCGCAGACCGGCATCGAGTCGCCGATCGGGGAGCGGCTGCGCCGGGTGCGGCACCACCTGGACGGCGACGAGATGTTCCTCGCCAACTACGCGGACGTGCTCACCGACGCTCCGCTGCCGGAGATGATCGACCGGTTCGCCCGGCGCGACGCCGGTGCGTCGATGATGGTGGTGCCGCCGCAGTCGTCGTTCCACTGCGTGGAACTGGGTGAGGACGGCCTGGTGGGGGGCATCACCGCGGTGAGCGACATGCCGCTGTGGGAGAACGGCGGCTACTTCGTGCTCCGCCAGGAGATCTTCGACCACATACCGGAGAACGGTGACCTGGTCGCCGACGGATGCGCCCAACTCGCGAAGCACGGCCGGTTGGTGGCGCACCGGCACTACGGCTTCTGGAAGCCGACGGACACCGTGAAGGAGCGGGCCGCGCTCGACGACGCCTACGCCCGCGGCGACCGCCCGTGGGCCGTGTGGGAACGGGCCGGCGCGGGAGCGAACCCCGGGGTGAGGACCGCGTGA
- a CDS encoding PIG-L deacetylase family protein produces the protein MIRLGTGPLDRIVAVGAHCDDIAIGAGGTLLTLCHARPGIRIDALVLSGGGSDREQEERAALAAFCPGADLRLTVLKLADGRLPAQWEEAKAAVEELRAGSEPDLVLAPRTDDAHQDHRGLAQLVPTAFRDHLALGYEIVKWDGDLGRPTAYQPLSPEIAEQKVRLLQEHYPSQRHRPWYDREAFLGLARIRGIECHARYAEAFAVTKLTLDLGTFNVGE, from the coding sequence GTGATCCGGCTCGGTACCGGGCCTTTGGACCGGATCGTCGCGGTGGGCGCGCACTGCGACGACATCGCCATCGGCGCCGGCGGCACCCTGCTCACGCTGTGCCACGCACGGCCGGGCATCCGCATCGACGCCCTGGTGCTCTCCGGCGGCGGCAGCGACCGGGAGCAGGAGGAGCGGGCCGCGCTCGCCGCCTTCTGCCCGGGCGCCGACCTGCGGCTGACCGTGCTCAAGCTGGCGGACGGCCGGCTGCCGGCGCAGTGGGAGGAGGCCAAGGCCGCGGTCGAGGAGCTGCGTGCGGGGAGCGAGCCGGATCTCGTCCTGGCCCCGCGTACCGATGACGCGCACCAGGACCACCGCGGCCTGGCACAGCTGGTACCCACCGCATTCCGCGACCACCTGGCCCTCGGCTACGAGATCGTCAAGTGGGACGGCGATCTCGGCCGTCCGACGGCCTACCAGCCGCTGTCGCCGGAGATCGCCGAACAGAAGGTGCGGCTGCTGCAGGAGCACTACCCCTCGCAGCGGCACCGGCCCTGGTACGACCGGGAGGCATTCCTCGGCCTCGCACGGATCCGCGGCATCGAATGCCACGCGCGCTACGCCGAGGCGTTCGCCGTCACCAAACTCACTCTCGATCTGGGCACTTTCAATGTGGGGGAATGA
- a CDS encoding NAD-dependent epimerase/dehydratase family protein, with product MRVLLTGHQGYLGTVMAPVLAAAGHEVVGLDAGLFADCVLGPPPADPPGPRVDLRDVTAEHVAGVDAVIHLAALSNDPLGSLAPELTYDINHHASVRLARLARDAGVRRFLYASTCSVYGASGGEGLVTEDAPLRPVTPYAESKVRVEDDLHALADGDFTPVFMRNATAFGYSPRLRADIVLNNLVGHALLSGEVLVLSDGTPWRPLVHAADIARAFAAALTAPREAVHDRAFNIGSETNNVTVAEIAEQVAEAVSGAKVRITGENGADPRSYRVDFSRFRAAIPGFDCEWTVKRGALELADAYRKFGLTREDFEQRFTRLAVLRAASDAGAVDDTLRWRR from the coding sequence TTGCGCGTACTGCTGACCGGACACCAGGGCTACCTGGGCACCGTGATGGCCCCGGTCCTCGCGGCCGCCGGGCACGAGGTCGTCGGTCTTGACGCCGGCCTGTTCGCCGACTGCGTCCTCGGCCCGCCGCCCGCGGACCCGCCGGGACCCCGGGTGGACCTGCGCGACGTGACGGCCGAACACGTGGCCGGGGTCGATGCCGTGATCCACCTGGCCGCGCTGTCCAACGACCCGCTGGGGTCGCTGGCGCCGGAACTCACCTACGACATCAACCACCACGCCTCCGTGCGGCTGGCCCGGCTGGCCCGCGACGCCGGAGTGCGGCGCTTCCTGTACGCGTCGACCTGCTCCGTCTACGGCGCCTCCGGTGGAGAGGGTCTGGTGACCGAGGACGCCCCGCTGCGCCCGGTGACGCCGTACGCGGAGTCCAAGGTGCGGGTGGAGGACGACCTGCACGCGCTCGCGGACGGCGACTTCACCCCGGTGTTCATGCGCAACGCCACCGCCTTCGGCTACTCACCCAGGCTGCGCGCCGACATCGTGCTGAACAACCTGGTGGGCCACGCGCTGCTGTCCGGCGAGGTGTTGGTCCTCTCCGACGGCACCCCCTGGCGCCCGCTGGTGCACGCCGCCGACATCGCACGGGCCTTCGCGGCCGCGCTGACCGCGCCCCGGGAGGCGGTGCACGACCGGGCGTTCAACATCGGCAGTGAGACCAACAACGTGACGGTCGCCGAGATCGCCGAGCAGGTCGCCGAGGCGGTGTCCGGCGCGAAGGTGAGGATCACCGGGGAGAACGGCGCCGACCCGCGGTCGTACCGGGTGGACTTCTCCCGGTTCCGCGCCGCGATACCGGGCTTCGACTGCGAGTGGACGGTGAAGCGGGGCGCGCTCGAACTCGCCGACGCCTACCGGAAGTTCGGGCTGACCCGGGAGGACTTCGAGCAACGCTTCACCCGGCTGGCCGTGCTGCGCGCGGCGTCCGACGCAGGCGCCGTCGACGACACCCTGCGGTGGCGCCGATGA
- a CDS encoding DUF4910 domain-containing protein yields MTAAGERTTTGAGEQMHALVERLYPLCRSITGDGVRATLDIVGEYVPLQVHEVPTGTQVLDWTVPQEWNIRDAYVADASGHRVVDFAASSLHVLGYSVPVSATMPLTELRARLHTLPDHPAWVPYRTSYYEPKWGFCLAQETLDALPDGEYEVCIDSTLADGHLTYAEHVVPGQVQDEVIVSCHVCHPSLANDNLAGIAVATFLARALAETTPYYTYRFIFAPGTIGAITWLARNAERVERVKHGLVLACAGDAGQLTYKQSRRGDAEIDRVMRHVLTASERPHHITEFTPYGYDERQYCSPGFDLGVGSLSRTPYAGYPEYHTSADNPDFVSPEAMADTLAVCREAFAVLDRNRQYVNLSPYGEPQLGRRGLYDSLGGRSDAKQAQMAMLWVLSLSEGEHSLLDVAERSGLPFSTVAAAADALHDAGLIKA; encoded by the coding sequence ATGACCGCGGCCGGCGAGCGGACGACGACCGGGGCCGGAGAACAGATGCACGCGCTGGTGGAGCGGCTGTACCCACTGTGCCGGAGCATCACCGGCGACGGTGTGCGCGCCACCCTGGACATCGTCGGCGAGTACGTCCCGCTGCAGGTGCACGAGGTCCCGACCGGGACGCAGGTGCTCGACTGGACGGTGCCACAGGAGTGGAACATCCGGGACGCGTACGTCGCCGACGCCTCGGGCCACCGGGTCGTCGACTTCGCCGCGTCCAGCCTGCACGTACTCGGCTACAGCGTGCCGGTGTCGGCGACCATGCCGCTGACCGAGCTCCGCGCGCGCCTGCACACCCTGCCGGACCACCCGGCCTGGGTGCCGTACCGCACCAGCTACTACGAGCCGAAATGGGGATTCTGCCTGGCCCAGGAAACCTTGGACGCGCTGCCGGACGGCGAGTACGAGGTGTGCATCGACTCCACACTCGCCGACGGCCACCTCACCTACGCCGAGCACGTGGTACCCGGGCAGGTCCAGGACGAGGTGATCGTCTCCTGCCACGTCTGCCACCCGTCACTGGCCAACGACAACCTGGCCGGCATCGCCGTGGCGACGTTCCTGGCCCGGGCACTGGCGGAGACGACTCCGTACTACACCTACCGGTTCATCTTCGCGCCGGGCACCATCGGGGCGATCACCTGGCTGGCCCGCAACGCGGAGCGGGTGGAACGGGTCAAGCACGGCCTTGTGCTGGCCTGCGCGGGCGACGCGGGCCAACTGACGTACAAGCAGAGCAGGCGTGGCGACGCGGAGATCGACCGGGTGATGCGGCACGTGCTGACCGCCTCCGAACGCCCGCACCACATCACCGAGTTCACTCCCTACGGCTACGACGAGCGGCAGTACTGCTCGCCCGGGTTCGATCTGGGCGTGGGCTCGCTCAGCCGGACCCCGTACGCCGGCTACCCCGAGTACCACACCTCGGCGGACAACCCGGACTTCGTCTCCCCGGAGGCGATGGCGGACACGCTCGCCGTCTGCCGCGAGGCGTTCGCCGTCCTCGACCGCAACCGGCAGTACGTCAACCTCAGCCCCTACGGCGAGCCGCAGTTGGGCCGGCGTGGGCTGTACGACTCGCTCGGCGGCCGCAGCGACGCGAAGCAGGCCCAGATGGCCATGCTCTGGGTACTCAGCCTCTCCGAGGGCGAGCACAGTCTGCTGGACGTCGCCGAGCGGTCCGGGCTGCCGTTCAGCACCGTCGCCGCCGCGGCCGATGCCCTGCACGACGCCGGGCTGATCAAGGCGTGA